A part of Candidatus Neomarinimicrobiota bacterium genomic DNA contains:
- a CDS encoding serine hydrolase — protein sequence MKQKLVLFVLILGFLNVNCFAMSKNDSGLKSIQSDLKLLEIWINAQQEYRHIPGISVGLIYDQELIYSNTFGYADLEKETPLSDHSSFRIASISKTFTATALMQLRDAGKLRLDDPVIKYLPWFQIKQTYPDQPPITIRQLLTHTSGLPREAAFPYWTDHKFPTMDQIKATIADQETIFPPATRFKYSNLGLSLAGEIVSVVSGLSFNDYVKTHIFDPLGMNESTTEPDPQYQQRLVTPYSHRLEGISHATMDYSEIQGVTPAAGLATTIPDLAKYVSLQFREDDNSANAVLKGSSLKEMHRVQWLRPGWSSGWGLGWAIWHRSGKDINGHGGWVAGNRTQVMFIPEDKVGIVVFTNSDDGEPGFIARHILDFMGPVLVEAYAPVAEPAYEFDPAWEQYTGTYSDPWYFDTEIMILNQKLVMNTFSFPPEDEPNSEIIELTPEGLHTFRMTGDNGNGELVVFEFDDAGKIFQVKQGNNYIYPKEQP from the coding sequence ATGAAACAAAAGCTTGTCTTGTTCGTGTTGATTCTGGGATTTTTAAACGTCAATTGCTTTGCCATGAGCAAGAATGATTCCGGACTTAAGTCAATCCAGTCCGACTTGAAGCTGCTTGAGATATGGATCAACGCCCAACAGGAATACCGGCACATTCCCGGTATCAGTGTTGGATTGATCTATGATCAAGAATTGATTTACAGTAACACTTTTGGCTACGCTGACCTTGAAAAAGAAACGCCTCTTTCTGATCATTCCTCTTTTCGAATTGCCTCTATCAGTAAAACCTTTACCGCAACAGCTCTCATGCAATTACGTGATGCCGGCAAATTGCGGTTGGATGATCCGGTTATAAAATATCTACCCTGGTTTCAGATCAAGCAAACTTATCCTGACCAGCCACCTATTACTATTCGGCAATTGCTGACGCACACTTCGGGACTGCCTCGCGAGGCTGCTTTTCCTTATTGGACGGATCACAAATTTCCAACGATGGATCAAATAAAAGCAACCATAGCGGATCAGGAAACGATTTTTCCACCGGCAACCCGTTTCAAATATTCTAATCTGGGGCTTTCGCTGGCTGGTGAGATCGTTAGTGTTGTATCTGGACTTTCCTTTAATGATTATGTTAAAACTCATATCTTTGACCCCCTGGGAATGAATGAAAGCACCACAGAGCCTGATCCTCAGTATCAACAGCGACTGGTAACGCCTTACTCTCACAGACTGGAGGGCATTTCTCACGCTACCATGGATTATAGTGAGATTCAAGGAGTTACCCCTGCAGCCGGTCTGGCTACCACTATTCCAGACCTGGCTAAATATGTCAGTCTGCAGTTTCGCGAAGATGACAATAGTGCCAACGCTGTGCTCAAGGGCAGCTCCCTGAAAGAGATGCACCGGGTGCAGTGGTTGCGTCCCGGTTGGTCTAGCGGCTGGGGTCTGGGTTGGGCTATATGGCACCGGTCTGGTAAGGATATAAATGGTCATGGTGGTTGGGTAGCCGGTAACCGCACCCAGGTCATGTTTATTCCAGAGGACAAGGTCGGTATCGTTGTATTTACCAATTCTGATGATGGGGAACCTGGTTTCATTGCGCGACACATCCTGGATTTTATGGGTCCTGTTCTGGTCGAGGCTTACGCCCCGGTTGCTGAACCCGCTTATGAATTTGACCCAGCCTGGGAGCAATACACCGGGACTTATTCAGACCCCTGGTATTTTGATACTGAGATAATGATATTAAATCAGAAATTGGTGATGAATACTTTTAGTTTTCCTCCAGAGGATGAGCCCAATAGTGAGATCATTGAACTAACACCAGAAGGCCTGCACACTTTTCGCATGACTGGTGATAATGGCAATGGGGAGTTGGTGGTGTTTGAGTTTGATGACGCTGGCAAAATATTTCAGGTCAAGCAGGGTAATAACTACATCTATCCTAAAGAGCAGCCCTGA